In Chryseobacterium turcicum, a single window of DNA contains:
- a CDS encoding ComEC/Rec2 family competence protein, with translation MILNKQPLLIVVLCFILGIFFQDEFFFEQNLITLILLLSFIVFGLFFIKSQILFKIKNFLLITFFFGLGISFHFYNHSKTQELNFKTNETIVFKVSKKLNSNEKYKKYEVLAVVDNHSFNVIVNVEKPQKELDFKHYYKAKAYLLHPKSPEHDFQFDYSKYLKRKNISYQCYINGEISSAARNDLSFTEKIKQKRLETLQKINNSEMSFRSREFLKGIILAERTGIDAETVRDFNRSGLVHFLAISGTHIVVIFGMFYFLMMRFSPVRLKKYAIVISLLFIWIFAIFIGFGNSVVRSCIMISVYFIYVLLQRKPDLLHSMALSAFIILMIDTQQIFDVGFQLSFVAVLGIYWLNQPILKYLPRQDNFFKKLMYNTISISVAAQLATLPLVLYYFHQFSLISIVANFIIVPFSELIIVFSFLMTALIGFNLDFGIINLIYDFVIQILLNVIHWFADFDAVFFENIPLNLAEVFILFGIIYFLKFMLDKINFRTVSNVILAVSIFFIVRISFNLYENQKDEFLVHHYKKENIISIKKGNRVIFWMNSSEDKEKIQQYIINPYVSSHRIKSIEIKNFPASTKMVKFEGEIYQLK, from the coding sequence GTGATTTTGAACAAGCAACCTCTTTTGATTGTTGTACTCTGTTTTATTCTTGGAATTTTCTTTCAGGATGAATTCTTTTTTGAGCAAAATTTAATCACTTTAATTCTACTTCTTTCGTTCATCGTTTTTGGTTTATTTTTTATAAAAAGTCAGATTTTATTTAAAATCAAGAACTTCCTCCTAATAACTTTCTTTTTCGGATTGGGAATTTCTTTTCACTTTTATAATCATTCTAAAACTCAAGAACTTAATTTTAAAACCAATGAAACCATTGTTTTTAAAGTTTCCAAAAAATTAAATTCAAACGAAAAGTATAAGAAGTATGAAGTTTTAGCGGTTGTTGACAATCACTCTTTTAACGTAATCGTCAATGTTGAAAAACCTCAGAAAGAATTAGATTTTAAACATTATTACAAAGCGAAAGCATATTTGCTGCATCCCAAATCTCCGGAACATGATTTTCAGTTTGATTATTCAAAATATTTAAAACGAAAAAACATTTCTTATCAATGTTATATTAACGGAGAGATTTCTTCTGCAGCGAGAAATGATTTAAGTTTTACTGAAAAGATTAAACAAAAACGTCTCGAAACACTCCAAAAGATTAATAATTCTGAAATGTCTTTTCGGAGTCGTGAATTTTTAAAAGGGATTATTTTGGCAGAACGCACAGGAATTGATGCTGAAACCGTGCGGGATTTTAATCGTTCTGGTTTGGTACATTTTCTAGCGATTTCGGGAACTCATATTGTTGTTATTTTCGGAATGTTTTATTTTCTGATGATGAGGTTTTCGCCTGTCAGACTGAAAAAATATGCCATCGTTATCAGTTTACTATTTATTTGGATTTTTGCCATTTTCATCGGATTTGGAAATTCTGTGGTGCGGTCTTGTATCATGATTTCTGTGTATTTTATTTATGTTTTACTTCAGCGGAAACCAGATTTGCTTCATTCAATGGCACTTTCGGCGTTTATCATTTTAATGATTGATACGCAACAGATTTTTGATGTGGGTTTTCAGTTGAGTTTTGTCGCGGTTTTGGGGATTTATTGGCTAAATCAGCCGATTTTAAAATATCTTCCAAGACAAGATAATTTTTTCAAAAAACTGATGTACAATACAATTTCTATTTCTGTTGCTGCACAACTGGCGACATTGCCTTTGGTTTTATATTATTTTCATCAGTTTTCGTTGATTTCAATTGTCGCAAATTTTATCATCGTTCCGTTTTCAGAATTGATTATTGTCTTTTCTTTTTTAATGACCGCATTGATTGGTTTTAATTTAGATTTTGGAATCATTAATTTGATTTACGATTTTGTGATTCAGATTTTACTAAACGTTATTCATTGGTTTGCAGATTTTGATGCTGTTTTCTTTGAAAATATTCCCTTGAACTTAGCTGAGGTTTTTATATTGTTTGGAATTATTTATTTCTTGAAATTTATGCTTGATAAGATAAATTTTAGAACTGTTTCAAATGTCATTTTAGCTGTAAGTATATTTTTTATCGTGAGAATTTCTTTTAATCTTTATGAAAATCAGAAAGATGAGTTTTTAGTTCATCATTATAAAAAGGAAAATATTATTTCAATCAAAAAAGGAAATCGGGTAATATTTTGGATGAATTCTTCTGAGGATAAAGAGAAAATTCAACAGTATATTATTAATCCATATGTTTCATCACACAGAATAAAAAGTATAGAAATCAAAAATTTTCCAGCTTCGACTAAAATGGTGAAATTCGAAGGTGAAATTTATCAATTAAAGTAA
- a CDS encoding TlpA family protein disulfide reductase has protein sequence MKKYLLLFVIAIFVMSCSKKVEVKGKIAGSSPLERIEFVEASGVATLPLANFGIDKDGNFTGTFEAPKNGMYVINYAGKQNLIFLKGGQKLSISGNSTTFPNEYVVTGDAKSDNDFFQACQKFLTTYGQTLNIQQLTAGDEAAYVKAMQKIEADINKNIEENVKKFNPGKEVVEWKKIDARTAILNLLVNYEMTKKQMSGNNPSFKLAKVFTDYETKLQENKDTMIKTSPFYRQYLLTKMSADFQTFAQAKAQGKTDITTSELFNEFLKGKKEVSQIEKDYLLAFVMAQSDMHPQTPAASTDKIKKIIEEDIKDAAIKADLKKMLFTIGGFKIGDDAPEASLVKQDGKAYKLSENKGKPYMLVFYASWNPYIAEGTVPVLKEVVNFYKSKMNFVFVNLDDTKDQFTKTSNALLKGISGTNVYGDGGLNSDIAKKYGIYGFKLPSFIIVDKDGKVASRSFVNLGDQDLITILDKQTGLSAPKVDQGAQLQIDPSALQQAAPQVEKVPVEVK, from the coding sequence ATGAAAAAATATCTTTTGTTGTTTGTCATTGCAATATTTGTAATGTCTTGTTCAAAAAAAGTTGAAGTAAAAGGAAAAATTGCAGGCAGTTCTCCATTAGAGAGAATCGAGTTTGTAGAAGCTTCTGGTGTTGCTACATTACCATTGGCTAACTTCGGAATCGATAAAGACGGAAATTTCACAGGAACTTTCGAAGCTCCAAAAAATGGAATGTATGTGATTAACTATGCCGGAAAACAGAATCTTATTTTCCTTAAAGGAGGTCAGAAACTTTCTATCTCGGGTAATTCTACTACCTTCCCTAATGAATATGTAGTGACGGGGGATGCAAAAAGTGATAACGACTTTTTCCAAGCTTGCCAGAAATTCTTAACAACTTACGGTCAGACGTTGAATATTCAGCAGTTGACTGCAGGTGATGAGGCTGCGTATGTAAAGGCAATGCAGAAAATTGAAGCGGATATCAATAAAAACATCGAAGAAAATGTAAAGAAATTCAACCCTGGAAAAGAAGTGGTAGAATGGAAAAAAATAGATGCTAGAACGGCTATTCTTAATTTATTAGTAAATTATGAAATGACTAAAAAGCAAATGTCTGGTAACAATCCTTCATTCAAGTTGGCAAAAGTATTCACAGATTATGAAACCAAACTTCAGGAGAATAAAGATACGATGATTAAAACAAGTCCGTTTTACAGACAGTATCTTTTAACAAAGATGAGTGCAGATTTCCAAACATTTGCTCAGGCAAAAGCGCAAGGAAAAACAGATATTACAACTTCAGAATTATTTAATGAATTCTTAAAAGGTAAAAAAGAAGTTTCTCAAATTGAGAAAGATTATTTATTGGCTTTTGTAATGGCTCAGTCTGATATGCATCCACAAACTCCGGCTGCCTCTACCGATAAAATCAAAAAAATTATCGAAGAAGATATTAAAGATGCTGCAATTAAAGCAGATTTAAAAAAGATGCTTTTCACAATCGGTGGATTCAAAATTGGGGATGATGCTCCGGAAGCGTCTTTAGTAAAACAAGATGGAAAAGCTTATAAATTAAGCGAAAACAAAGGAAAACCATACATGTTGGTATTCTATGCATCTTGGAATCCTTACATTGCGGAAGGTACAGTTCCTGTTTTGAAAGAAGTAGTGAATTTCTATAAGTCTAAAATGAATTTCGTTTTCGTAAACCTTGATGATACCAAAGATCAGTTTACTAAAACTAGCAATGCTTTATTAAAAGGAATTTCTGGAACTAATGTTTACGGAGACGGAGGTTTAAATTCTGATATTGCTAAAAAATATGGAATTTACGGTTTCAAATTACCAAGCTTCATTATCGTTGACAAAGATGGTAAAGTGGCGAGCAGATCTTTTGTAAATCTAGGTGATCAAGATTTGATTACAATCTTAGATAAGCAAACAGGTCTTTCAGCTCCAAAAGTAGATCAAGGGGCTCAGTTACAAATTGATCCTTCTGCTTTACAGCAAGCAGCTCCTCAGGTTGAGAAAGTTCCCGTAGAAGTAAAATAA
- a CDS encoding succinate dehydrogenase/fumarate reductase iron-sulfur subunit, with amino-acid sequence MSAKKGLHLTLKIWRQKNTKTKGQFETYKISDVSTDSSFLEMLDILNENLINDGKEPIAFDHDCREGICGMCSLYINGRAHGPDTGITTCQLHMRMFKDGETIVIEPWRSAAFPVIKDLMVDRSAFDRVMAAGGFISVNTSGNTLDANAIPVPKEDADKAMDAAACIGCGACVATCKNGSAMLFVGAKVSQYALLPQGRVEATRRVLNMVKAMDDEGFGNCSNTGACEVECPKGISLENIARMNREYMAAYADRG; translated from the coding sequence ATGAGTGCAAAAAAAGGCCTTCATCTTACGCTGAAAATTTGGAGACAAAAAAATACAAAGACTAAAGGTCAGTTTGAGACCTACAAAATATCAGATGTTTCTACAGATTCTTCTTTCTTAGAAATGTTGGATATTTTAAATGAAAACTTAATCAACGACGGAAAAGAACCTATCGCTTTTGACCACGACTGTCGTGAAGGAATCTGCGGGATGTGTTCTCTTTACATCAATGGTAGAGCTCACGGTCCTGATACAGGTATTACAACGTGTCAGCTTCACATGAGAATGTTTAAAGACGGTGAAACCATCGTTATTGAGCCTTGGAGAAGTGCTGCGTTCCCTGTTATCAAAGATTTAATGGTAGACAGAAGTGCATTTGATAGAGTAATGGCTGCTGGTGGATTTATCTCGGTAAATACTTCAGGTAATACTTTGGATGCTAACGCAATTCCTGTTCCTAAAGAAGATGCAGATAAAGCAATGGATGCTGCAGCTTGTATCGGTTGTGGAGCGTGTGTGGCAACGTGTAAAAACGGTTCTGCCATGTTATTCGTTGGAGCTAAAGTTTCTCAGTATGCATTGTTACCTCAGGGTAGAGTAGAAGCAACGAGAAGAGTTCTAAACATGGTGAAAGCTATGGATGATGAAGGATTCGGTAACTGTTCAAATACAGGAGCGTGTGAAGTAGAATGCCCTAAAGGAATTTCTCTTGAAAATATCGCAAGAATGAATAGAGAATACATGGCTGCTTATGCAGACAGAGGATAA
- a CDS encoding fumarate reductase/succinate dehydrogenase flavoprotein subunit, which produces MSKLDSKIPGGPLKDKWKNHKDHMNLVAPNNRDKIDIIVVGTGLAGGSAAATLAEQGYNVKAFCYQDSPRRAHSIAAQGGINAAKNYQGDGDSTYRLFYDTIKGGDYRAREANVYRLAEVSANIIDQCVSQGVPFGRDYGGQLDNRSFGGVQVKRTFYAKGQTGQQLLLGAYSSLSRQIGKGRVQMFNRHEMLELVIVDGKARGIIARNLVTGEIERHSAHAVVIASGGYGNVYFLSTNAMGSNVSAAWKIHKKGAYFANPCYVQIHPTCIPVHGTQQSKLTLMSESLRNSGRIWVPKKIEDSVAIREGKLRPENIKEEDRDYYLERRYPAFGNLVPRDVASRAGKERCDAGFGIENNETKEGVYLDFSTEIMKKGKESAIEKHIHNPTEQQIYDLGKAWIEEKYGNLFVMYEKITADDPYKTPMKIYPAVHYTMGGVWVDYNLQSTIPGCFVVGEANFSDHGANRLGASALMQGLADGYFVLPYTIADYLSADIRTGQIPTNSPEFDAAEKEIKDKVNFFVNNKGTHSVDYFHKQLGHIMWNKVGMGRTPEGLREAIVEIDEVKKNFWKDVKVMGETEGMNTELEKAFRVADFIELGQLMAIDALHRNESCGGHFREDHATPEGEAERDDVNFKYVGAWEYQGDDIKHEVLHKEDLIYDNIEVKARSYK; this is translated from the coding sequence ATGAGTAAATTAGATTCAAAAATTCCAGGAGGTCCACTTAAGGATAAATGGAAAAATCATAAAGATCATATGAACCTAGTTGCACCAAACAACAGAGATAAGATTGATATTATTGTTGTAGGTACAGGTTTGGCAGGAGGTTCTGCAGCAGCTACTTTGGCTGAGCAAGGATATAATGTAAAAGCATTTTGCTACCAAGATTCACCGAGAAGAGCGCACTCTATTGCTGCACAAGGTGGTATCAACGCTGCTAAAAATTATCAGGGTGATGGTGACTCTACTTACAGATTGTTCTACGATACCATCAAAGGTGGTGACTATAGAGCAAGAGAGGCAAACGTTTACAGATTAGCTGAAGTTTCTGCAAATATTATCGACCAATGTGTTTCTCAAGGGGTTCCATTTGGTAGAGATTACGGCGGGCAGTTAGATAACCGTTCATTTGGTGGGGTTCAGGTTAAAAGAACATTCTACGCAAAAGGACAAACTGGTCAACAGTTATTATTAGGTGCATATTCTTCATTAAGCCGTCAAATCGGAAAAGGAAGAGTGCAAATGTTTAACCGTCACGAAATGCTTGAATTAGTAATTGTAGACGGAAAAGCAAGAGGTATTATCGCAAGAAACTTAGTGACTGGTGAGATCGAAAGACATTCAGCTCACGCAGTGGTTATTGCTTCAGGAGGATACGGAAACGTATATTTCTTGTCTACCAACGCTATGGGATCAAACGTTTCTGCAGCTTGGAAGATTCACAAAAAAGGAGCGTATTTCGCAAACCCTTGTTATGTGCAAATCCACCCGACTTGTATTCCTGTACATGGAACACAGCAGTCTAAACTGACTTTGATGTCTGAATCTCTTAGAAACTCTGGAAGAATCTGGGTTCCTAAAAAGATTGAAGACTCTGTAGCCATCAGAGAAGGGAAGTTAAGACCTGAAAATATTAAAGAAGAAGATAGAGATTACTATTTAGAAAGAAGATATCCGGCATTCGGAAACTTGGTACCTAGAGACGTTGCGTCTAGAGCGGGTAAAGAAAGATGTGATGCTGGTTTCGGAATCGAAAATAATGAAACTAAAGAAGGCGTTTACCTAGATTTCTCTACAGAAATTATGAAAAAAGGTAAAGAGTCTGCTATTGAAAAACATATTCATAATCCTACAGAGCAACAGATTTATGATTTAGGAAAAGCTTGGATTGAAGAGAAATACGGTAACTTATTCGTAATGTATGAAAAGATTACGGCTGATGACCCTTACAAAACTCCAATGAAGATTTATCCTGCCGTACACTACACAATGGGTGGTGTTTGGGTTGATTATAACTTACAGTCTACAATTCCTGGATGTTTCGTAGTAGGAGAAGCTAACTTCTCAGATCACGGAGCAAACAGACTAGGAGCTTCTGCTTTGATGCAAGGTTTGGCAGACGGATATTTCGTTCTTCCTTACACGATTGCAGATTACCTTTCTGCAGACATCAGAACAGGTCAGATTCCTACAAACTCTCCTGAATTTGACGCAGCTGAAAAAGAAATTAAAGACAAAGTAAATTTCTTTGTTAATAATAAAGGAACACATTCAGTAGACTATTTCCATAAACAATTAGGACACATTATGTGGAATAAAGTGGGGATGGGAAGAACACCTGAAGGTTTGAGAGAAGCTATCGTAGAAATCGACGAAGTGAAAAAGAACTTCTGGAAAGATGTGAAAGTAATGGGTGAAACTGAAGGGATGAACACCGAGCTTGAAAAAGCGTTCAGAGTTGCCGATTTTATCGAATTGGGTCAATTAATGGCTATCGATGCATTACACAGAAACGAATCTTGTGGAGGACACTTCAGAGAAGATCACGCTACGCCGGAAGGTGAAGCAGAAAGAGATGATGTCAACTTCAAATATGTAGGAGCTTGGGAATATCAGGGTGATGATATCAAACATGAAGTTCTTCACAAAGAAGATTTGATCTATGACAACATCGAAGTTAAAGCGAGAAGTTACAAATAA
- the rlmD gene encoding 23S rRNA (uracil(1939)-C(5))-methyltransferase RlmD — MRKKKDVILENIKLFAAGAKGVAIGKTEEGKTVLVSGAIPGDVVNARVKKSKSKYFEAEVKELVEKSPFRVEPRCIHFGTCGGCKWQNMSYEKQLDIKQEEVYNNIKRIGGIDDFETVPILGAEEQYFYRNKMEFSFSNARWLTQYEISSEENFGSRDALGFHIPGMWSKILDLKECFLQEDPSNAIRLAVKKFAENKGLDFFDVKEQKGFLRTLMMRQNSKGEWMVLFQLYREEKENRTQLFDYLLEQFPQIKTLVYAINPKQNDSIYDLNVNIYFGDGFLMEEMDGLKFKIGPKSFFQTNYKQALELYRKTLEFADLKGDEVVYDLYTGTGTIAQYVARNAKHVIGIESVQEAIDAAIEHAELNGLTNTTFYCGDMKNVFNDEFLENHPKADVLITDPPRDGMHQKVVEQILKLAPEKVVYVSCNSATQARDLALMKDHYTLVKILPVDMFPQTHHVENIALLIKK, encoded by the coding sequence ATGAGAAAAAAGAAAGACGTAATTCTTGAGAATATAAAACTTTTTGCAGCGGGTGCAAAAGGAGTTGCGATAGGGAAAACAGAAGAAGGGAAAACTGTTTTGGTTTCAGGAGCAATTCCTGGTGATGTGGTCAACGCAAGAGTGAAAAAATCAAAATCGAAGTACTTTGAGGCTGAAGTAAAAGAACTTGTTGAGAAATCTCCGTTCAGAGTTGAGCCAAGATGTATTCATTTCGGAACTTGTGGCGGTTGCAAATGGCAGAATATGAGCTACGAGAAGCAGCTTGATATTAAACAAGAAGAAGTTTATAATAATATCAAAAGAATTGGCGGAATCGATGATTTTGAAACCGTTCCTATTTTGGGTGCCGAAGAGCAGTATTTCTACAGAAATAAAATGGAATTTTCTTTCTCAAATGCAAGATGGTTGACTCAGTATGAAATCAGCTCTGAAGAAAATTTTGGGAGCAGAGATGCGCTAGGTTTTCATATTCCGGGAATGTGGAGCAAGATTTTAGATTTAAAAGAATGTTTCCTTCAGGAAGATCCGTCGAATGCGATTCGTTTAGCGGTTAAAAAATTTGCTGAAAATAAAGGCTTAGATTTCTTTGATGTAAAAGAACAAAAAGGGTTCCTGAGAACTTTGATGATGAGACAAAACTCTAAGGGAGAATGGATGGTTTTATTCCAGCTTTACAGAGAGGAAAAAGAAAACCGTACTCAGCTTTTTGATTATTTGTTGGAGCAGTTCCCACAAATAAAAACGTTGGTTTACGCCATCAATCCTAAGCAAAATGATTCAATCTACGACTTGAATGTTAATATTTATTTCGGAGACGGATTTTTAATGGAAGAAATGGATGGTTTGAAATTTAAAATCGGTCCAAAATCATTCTTCCAAACCAATTACAAACAAGCTTTAGAATTATATAGAAAAACTTTAGAATTTGCTGATTTAAAAGGTGATGAAGTGGTTTACGATTTATATACAGGTACCGGAACAATTGCGCAGTATGTAGCAAGAAATGCAAAGCATGTAATCGGTATAGAATCTGTACAGGAAGCTATTGATGCTGCCATCGAACACGCTGAGTTGAATGGTTTAACCAACACGACTTTCTATTGTGGTGATATGAAAAACGTGTTTAATGATGAGTTCCTTGAAAATCATCCAAAAGCTGATGTTTTAATTACCGACCCACCAAGAGACGGTATGCACCAGAAAGTTGTTGAGCAAATCTTAAAATTGGCTCCTGAAAAAGTAGTCTATGTAAGTTGTAATTCTGCGACTCAGGCTAGAGATTTAGCTTTAATGAAAGATCATTATACATTGGTGAAAATTTTACCGGTAGATATGTTCCCGCAAACCCACCACGTGGAGAATATTGCATTACTTATCAAAAAATAA
- a CDS encoding zinc-dependent metalloprotease: protein MIKNCKAFFLVGALVFAQQNLFSQEKDKDSAAAVKKDTAVVKKDDKKKSLIKPFKEIITDKAVSDQGVFTVHKVDDKYYFEIPDAMLKKEFLLVTRLTKAAAGMRTGTSGYAGDQIGQQVIAFEKGPKDKILLRAISHVDYAKDSTSQMYNSVTRNNVQSIIKSFDVKAYGIKKNSSVIEVTDVLNSDNELTSFSVWSKDSYRVGAFQKDMSFVNFVKSFPTNIEINTTKTFARTLGTPSTPAIPGRPAPKVSGNYTVEINSSFVLLPENKMQARYFDPRVGYFTVGYTDFDLDPQGVKKISLVKRWRLEPKPQDLEKYNKGELVEPAKPIVFYIDPATPKKWVPYLMQGVNDWQKAFEKAGFKNAIVAKIPDPKVDTEWSLEDARFSAIVYKPSDVPNASGPSIADPRTGEILESHINWYHNVMLLLRNWYFVQASPNDERARKIEFDDKLMGELIRFVSSHEVGHTLGLRHNYGSSSTVPVEKLRDKKWLEKNGHTPSIMDYARFNYVAQPEDKIGDAGIFPRIGDYDDWAIEWGYKRFNQFKTPDAEKQFLNQWVIKNLKNERLWFGTESNPLDPRSQSEQVGDNAMIASAYGIKNLQRIVDNLDQWTKTPNEDYKNLDMMYDQVTTQFKRYLGHVSKYIGGQMETPKTTEQSGAVYEAVAKKDQKEAMQFLTNNIFTTPQWLLKKDIFEKTGKTPVRTVEDIQNGVLSRVLSPLVLQSLYQMEAVNQNSYQLVELFSDLNNSIIKKDNADIYGRNLQRNYVDTLIRLIDNKNSDKSDVSAIVRGNLNTIKKDFLAKTTSNDLVNKYHYEDLVFRIEKALDPK from the coding sequence ATGATAAAGAACTGTAAAGCTTTTTTCTTGGTAGGTGCACTGGTTTTTGCTCAGCAAAATTTATTTTCTCAGGAAAAAGATAAAGATTCTGCTGCAGCGGTAAAAAAAGATACTGCCGTGGTAAAAAAAGATGATAAAAAGAAAAGTCTGATAAAACCATTTAAAGAAATTATTACTGATAAAGCGGTTTCAGATCAGGGTGTTTTTACAGTTCATAAAGTAGACGACAAATATTATTTTGAAATTCCGGATGCAATGCTGAAAAAGGAATTTCTTTTGGTGACAAGATTAACGAAAGCTGCTGCAGGAATGCGTACTGGAACTTCAGGGTATGCAGGAGACCAAATCGGGCAGCAGGTAATTGCTTTTGAGAAAGGTCCTAAAGATAAAATTTTGTTGCGTGCAATTTCTCACGTTGATTATGCCAAAGATTCTACATCACAAATGTATAATTCGGTAACGAGAAATAATGTACAGTCTATCATTAAATCTTTTGATGTAAAAGCATACGGAATCAAGAAAAACTCATCTGTAATTGAGGTTACAGATGTTTTGAATTCTGATAACGAACTGACTTCTTTTTCGGTGTGGTCTAAAGATTCTTACAGAGTTGGGGCTTTCCAAAAAGATATGTCATTTGTAAATTTTGTAAAATCTTTTCCTACAAATATTGAGATTAATACCACAAAAACTTTTGCAAGAACTTTAGGTACGCCTTCCACTCCGGCAATTCCGGGAAGACCAGCTCCAAAAGTGAGCGGAAATTATACAGTAGAAATCAATTCTTCTTTTGTTCTTCTTCCTGAAAACAAAATGCAGGCAAGATATTTTGATCCAAGAGTAGGATATTTCACTGTGGGTTATACCGATTTTGATTTAGATCCTCAAGGAGTAAAAAAGATTTCTTTGGTAAAAAGATGGCGTCTTGAACCAAAACCTCAGGATTTAGAAAAATATAATAAAGGTGAGTTGGTAGAGCCAGCAAAACCAATTGTATTCTACATCGATCCTGCAACTCCAAAAAAATGGGTTCCTTATTTAATGCAGGGAGTCAATGATTGGCAAAAAGCTTTTGAAAAAGCCGGATTTAAAAATGCCATCGTAGCAAAAATTCCAGATCCAAAAGTAGATACTGAATGGAGTTTGGAAGATGCAAGATTTTCAGCGATTGTTTATAAACCTTCAGATGTACCGAATGCTTCAGGCCCTTCCATTGCTGATCCAAGAACGGGTGAGATTTTAGAAAGCCACATCAATTGGTATCACAATGTAATGTTGTTGCTAAGAAACTGGTATTTTGTACAGGCCTCTCCGAATGATGAGAGAGCAAGAAAAATTGAGTTTGATGATAAATTAATGGGTGAGTTGATTCGTTTTGTTTCTTCTCATGAAGTGGGGCACACTTTAGGTTTGAGACACAACTACGGTTCAAGCTCTACCGTTCCTGTTGAAAAATTGAGAGATAAAAAGTGGTTAGAGAAAAACGGTCACACGCCTTCGATTATGGATTATGCAAGATTTAATTATGTTGCACAGCCAGAAGATAAGATTGGTGATGCCGGAATTTTCCCAAGAATTGGTGATTATGACGATTGGGCAATTGAATGGGGATACAAAAGATTTAATCAGTTTAAAACTCCGGATGCCGAAAAGCAATTTCTAAATCAATGGGTGATTAAAAATCTTAAAAACGAAAGACTTTGGTTTGGTACAGAGAGCAATCCTTTAGACCCAAGATCTCAAAGTGAGCAGGTTGGTGACAATGCGATGATTGCAAGTGCTTATGGAATCAAAAATCTGCAAAGAATTGTTGATAACTTAGATCAATGGACGAAAACACCAAACGAAGATTATAAAAATCTCGACATGATGTACGATCAGGTAACGACGCAGTTTAAAAGATATCTAGGTCACGTTTCAAAATATATCGGTGGACAGATGGAAACTCCAAAAACGACCGAACAGTCTGGAGCAGTTTATGAAGCTGTGGCTAAAAAAGATCAAAAAGAAGCGATGCAGTTTTTAACGAATAATATATTTACCACGCCACAATGGTTGCTGAAGAAAGATATTTTTGAGAAAACGGGGAAAACTCCTGTGAGAACAGTTGAAGATATCCAAAATGGAGTTTTGAGCAGAGTATTAAGCCCACTCGTACTTCAAAGCCTTTATCAAATGGAAGCGGTTAATCAAAATTCTTATCAATTGGTTGAGCTTTTTTCAGATTTAAATAATTCAATTATTAAAAAAGATAACGCAGACATTTACGGAAGAAATCTTCAGAGAAATTATGTAGACACTTTAATAAGATTGATTGACAATAAAAATTCTGATAAATCTGATGTTTCAGCTATTGTAAGAGGAAATCTGAATACTATTAAAAAAGACTTTTTAGCAAAAACGACTTCTAATGATTTGGTGAATAAATATCACTATGAAGATTTAGTTTTCCGTATCGAGAAGGCTTTAGACCCAAAATAA
- a CDS encoding succinate dehydrogenase cytochrome b subunit has protein sequence MAGLTSSTIGRKYAMALSAMFLLIFLVMHLSTNMTSVFSEDVFNEASHFMGYNPAVQYLMQPILMFAVIFHFVMGFVLEIKNNKARPIKYANNNGAANSTWMSRNMIISGAVILAFLVLHFYDFYFPEMNYKYIQANTPDETRYWAELHHKFHDLWRVALYVVAFGLLGLHLSHGFQSSFQSIGARHQKYTPIIKAFGNWYSILIPAGFIFIAIFHYVTQ, from the coding sequence ATGGCAGGTTTAACAAGTTCTACAATAGGTAGAAAATATGCTATGGCACTTTCGGCGATGTTTTTGCTGATATTCCTAGTGATGCATCTATCTACCAACATGACATCCGTTTTTAGCGAAGATGTTTTTAATGAGGCTTCTCATTTTATGGGGTATAATCCGGCAGTACAGTATCTGATGCAGCCGATTTTGATGTTTGCAGTAATTTTCCATTTTGTAATGGGGTTCGTTCTTGAGATTAAGAACAACAAGGCTCGTCCGATTAAATATGCGAATAACAACGGAGCGGCTAATTCTACATGGATGTCTAGAAATATGATTATTTCTGGAGCTGTGATTTTAGCTTTCTTGGTATTGCATTTTTATGATTTCTATTTTCCTGAAATGAACTACAAGTACATTCAGGCAAATACACCAGATGAGACTAGATATTGGGCAGAGCTTCACCACAAGTTTCACGATCTTTGGAGAGTGGCACTTTATGTTGTCGCTTTCGGATTATTAGGTCTGCATTTGTCACACGGTTTCCAGTCTTCTTTCCAGTCGATCGGAGCTAGACACCAAAAATACACCCCTATTATTAAAGCTTTTGGAAATTGGTATTCTATCCTTATTCCTGCAGGTTTTATTTTTATTGCAATTTTTCATTACGTAACTCAATAA